A stretch of DNA from Nitratireductor thuwali:
CCGCCGCCGGTTCGATCACCTGCCGCGCCTCGTTGAGGCCGCGGATGAAGTCGAAATCCGGCTCCAGCTCCTCGCGCCACGCCAGTAGCTCCGGGTCAAGCTGGTTCCAGTGCTCGGCCGGCAGGACGACGGTTCCCGTGCGCGTGCGGCTTTCGATCAGCCCCTTGCCCGCCAGCGTGCGGATGGACTCCCTCAACGCGGTGCGGCTGACGGCCAGGGATTCGCCCAGTAGGGACTCGGCCGGCAATTTCTGGCCCGGCTGTAGCTCGCCCGACAGTATCCGCTTGGCCAGCGTACTGGTGACATGGTTGCGCGGGCGCGCCCGATCCTGCCCATTGCCCGAAAGCCTCGTCATCGCTCAGCTCCGGTTCAAACGGTATTCGGCCAGAAGAACGGCCAGGATCAGCAGGCTGCCCTTGGCAAGCATCTGGTAGAAGGTGGGAACGCCGGTCAGAATCATGCCGTTGTTTAGAATCCCGATAATGGCGACGCCCAAAAGCGCCCCGATAACCGTGCCCTTGCCCCCTGCATCGCGCAACCGCCCAGGAAGGCCGCGGTGATCGCCTCCAGTTCCAGCCCCTCCGAACCCGAGATCGGCTGACCTGAGCCGGTGCGCGCCGCAAGCAGTATGCCGCCGATGCCGGCGACCATGCCGCTGAGGACGTACATGCCGACACGATAGCGCTTAATATCCATTCCCGACAGGCGCGCAACCACCGGATTGCCGCCGATGGCGTAGATGTTGCGCCCGACGATGCTCTTGTGAAGGAACACATAGAACAGGACCGCGACCCCGATCAGCACCCAGATGGGCGCCGGAAGGCCGAGAAAGCGGCCTACGCCGAGAAGGCGGAAGGTGTCATTGAAGATCGAGATGGATTGCCCGTTGGAAATGATGAAGGCAATGCCGCGGAAGATCGCCATGGTGCCGAGCGTGACGATGATCGCGTTCACCCTGCCGTAGGTGATCACCAGCCCATTGAACAGACCGGCCGCCGCCCCTATCGCCACGCCGGCCAGCGGGCCGGCAGCCGCCAGGCCCGTCGCGTCGATCGCCATGGCGGTGGAAACGGTCGTCAGGCCGACGATGGCACCAACCGAGATATCGAGCCCGCCCGACACGATCACCGCCGTCTGCGAGATTGCCAGCACGCCAAGAATGGCCACGCCCATGCCGATGTTGAGAATGTTGCGACTGGAGAAGAAGACGTCGCCGCGCAGGATGCCGAACAGGATCAATAGCGCAATCAGCGCCAGGATGAGGCTCGCATTGTGGATACCAATCCGCTCGACCAGATCCGCCAGACGGGCTCCTGCTCTTGTCCGGGGCGTTTCCGCGTGTGCACTCATGCCGTTCTTACCTCTTCGTCGTGGGCGCCGCGCTCGGCGCTCATGGCTGCTTTCAGGATGGCGCTCTCGTTCATTTCGGCGCCCTTCAGTTCGGCGGTAATGCGCCCACCCGCCATCACGAGGATGCGGTCCGACAAGCCCAGAAGCTCCGGCATTTCGGACGATATGACGATGACGCCCAGGCCGTTGCGCGCAAGGTCGGCTATGAGGCGGTAGATCTCGCTCTTGGTGCCGACGTCGATGCCGCGCGTGGGCTCATCGAGGATGAGCGCTTTCGGCGCGCGCGCCAGCCAACGGGCGAGGACGACCTTCTGCTGGTTGCCGCCCGAAAGATGGGAGACGGGCGTGTTGAGGCTGGGCGCCTTGATCGACAGCCGCTCGGCGATACCGTCAACGATCTCGGTGGCCTTGCGCCGGTCGAAGAGACCGAAGCGCGATACCCGGTCAGGAATGCACAACGTCGCATTGTCGAGGATCGAGCGCAGCAGAAGCAGCGCCTCCTCCTTGCGGTCCTCCGGCGCGAAGCCGAGACCGGCAAGAATGGCATCGCCCGGACGGCCGGAGGGGATGGCTTTGCCGTCCACCTCCACCGTGCCCGCAAACCTCGCGTGGAATCCGAAGACGCCCTTGGCAAGCTCCGAGCGCCCGGCGCCCACCAGCCCGCCGATTCCCAGAACCTCGCCCGCGTGAAGCTCGAACGAGATATCGCTGACATGCTCGGTCGACATGCCCCGCACGGACAGGACGCACCGTTCCGTCGGCGGCGTCCGTTCGGGAAACATCTCCGTCAGGTCGCGGCCGACCATCTTGCGCGCGATGCTTTCCTCGCTCGCTTCGGCCGCGGGCACGACATCGATCATCCACCCATCGCGCAAGACGGCGATCCTGTCTGCCAGATCGATGATCTCGCGCAGGCGATGCGAGATGTAGATGATCGACACGCCCTCGCCGCGCAGCCGGTGGATCACCTCGAACAGCCGCTGGCTCTCCTCGCCGGTGAGCGAGGAGGTCGGCTCGTCGAACGCGATGATGCGGCCGCCGGCGTGCACCGCACGCATCACCTCGATCATCTGCCGTTGGGCGGGACCCAACCCGGCGCAGTGCTGCTGGGGGGAGAGTTCGCGCTCCATGCCGAAGAGCTTCAGCATCTCGCCGGCACGGGCGTAGAGTGTCTTCCTGTCCAGAAATATGCCGTTCCGGTGCGGCAGCGCGCCGGGATAGATGTTTTCGGCGACGCTGACGTGGGGGATGATCTCCGGTTCCTGGTGGATCACGCGCACGCCGGCGGCATGGCCGTCGCGCGGGCCGGAGAAGGCGACTGGCTGGCCGTCGAGCAAAAGGCTGCCGCTATCCGGCGGAAACACACCTTCGATGATGCGCGTCAGTGTTGACTTGCCGGCACCGTTCTCGCCGACCAGCGCCAGCACCTCGCCCGCCCGCAGCGTCAGCGATACGTTCGACAGCGCCTGCACGCTGCCGAAGTGCTTGCTGACATTGTCCAGTTGCATGATGTCTTTGTCAGGCATGGCGTTCTCTATGCTGGTGCGGGGCAGGACATTGCATTCCTGCCCCGATCCCGAAGTCAGCCGCACAGACGCTCTTCATAGAGGTCGAAATTATCGGCGGAGATATATTCAGGTTGCGTGTAGGTGGTGGTCGGCAGTTCCTCGCCGTCGCGGATGTTCTTGACCAGCAGCTCCACCGCCTGGGCGCCATGGTTCTCCGAGTTCAGCCACATGGTGCCGCGGAAAGCCGTCGGTTTTCCCGAGCCGAAAGCATCGCAGGCGCGGCTTCCGTCGATGCCGACGCCGATGCCCTGCTCCGGCCCGTAGCCCGCATTCTCCAGCGCACGCGCCGCGCCCAAAACGCCGTCATCGTTGCAGGAATAGAAGATCCAGTGCGTGACCTGGGGGTTGGCCGTCAGCGTCGTGGTCATCGCGTCGATGGAGCTGACCATCGTGTTGTCGTAGGGCACGCGGACGATGTTGTCGGGATCGAAATCCGGGACCGCCTCGAGGAAGGCTTCCTCGGCGCCGCGATTGCGCTGCATGCAGGTGTCGGCCTTGCGGTCCTCGATGGAGGCGATGCGAACCTCGCCCTCCTCGGCCCAGTTCTCCTGCTTGTAGAGCTCGGCCAGTTTCTCACCGACGCTGAGCCCGATATTGTGGGCGTTCATGCCCACATAGGGCACCTGCGTCTCGTCCTCGAAATAGATGTCGTCGTCGACGGCGACCAGCGGCACGCCGGCCTCCTTCGCCCTTGCGGCGACGACCGGCCCGAGCGCGCGGTCGGGAACCACGATGGCGATGCCGTCCACACCGTCACCGATCATCGTGTCGAGCGTGGTGATCGTCAGGTCGGCGTTGAACTGGACGTCCTGGGCGACGAAGTCGGCGCCCATCTCGGCCGCCTTCTGGCGGGCGCCGTCCACCTCCGCGACGAACCACGGATGGTCGCCCATCTTGTTGATGTAGCCGATCTTGATGTCCTCGGCCTGCGCGGGAACCGCGATGGCGGCGCCCATCATGGCGATGCCGGTCAAGACTTTAAGCGATTTCATGTCTTCCTCCCTGGTTGCTTTTCAGTCATGGTAGAGCGCGGAGCGGCCTCCATCGATGACAATGGTCTCCGCGTTGATGAAGGGGGCCTCGTCGGAGGCGAGGAACACGCAGGTCATGGCCACCTCCTCCGGCTTTCCGATCCTGCGCGGGGGATGCAGTGCCTCGGCCTTCGCGCGTTCGGCATCCGGGTCGGCAAAACCGGCCCAGTAGTCGCGCGCGATCTGGGTATCGATGTAGCCGGGCGCTATCGCGTTCACCCGGATGCCCTCGTCCGCGTATTCGATCGCGAGCGCCCGCGTCAGGCCCACCAGCCCGTGCTTGGCGACCGGATAGGGAAAGGTGTGGGGAATGATCCTGAAGGAGTGTGAGCTGGCGATGTTGACGATGGCGCCGTTCCGCCGCGCGCGCATGCCCGGCAGCACGGCCTCCGCCATGGCCCAGCAGGCCTCGAGGTCGAGCGCCATGCAGCGCGCCCACTCGCTGCGCGGCATCTCATGTGGGCGATGAAAGACATTGGCGCCGGCGTTGTTCACCAGCACGTCGACCCGCCCGTAGCGCTCTTCCGCGGCCTTCACGGCAGCTTCCACCTGCGCCTGGACCGTCACGTCCGCCTCTACGAACAGCCCGCCGATCTCCTGCGCCACGCGCGCGCCGGTGGCCGCGTCGCGCTCGGCCACGACGATTGACGCGCCCTCCCGCGCAAAGGCGCGCGCGATCGCTTCGCCAATGCCGCGGCCGGCGCCCGTCACCAGTGCGATTTTGCCTGCAAGACGATCCACCATGGCGCTCACCAGTCCACGACCGTGCCGTCGGCCAGCACGGCATTGGCGGCATGCAGGATCTCAGGAGCGAAGGGATGGCGCTCGATCTCGGCCTCGTCGACCTCGATGCCCAGCCCCGGCTTCTCCGGCAGATCCCAGCGGCCGGGGCGGCGTTCGATGGGCCATTCAACGACGCTGTCGTACCAGGGTACGGCGCCGGACATTTCCTCCTGGATGATGAAATTGGGCGTGGAGATACCGAAGTGCAGCGCAGCAACACCGGCGATCGGCCCCAGCGGGTTGTGCGGCGCCATGCCGATGCCGGCGCTTTCACACAGGGCGGCGATCTTCTTGGCTTCCGAAAGCCCGCCCACATGGCAGATATCCGGCTGCGCAATGTGGAAGGCCCGGCGCTCGACCGCATCAATGAAATTCTGACGACCGATAAGGCGTTCGCCGGCGGCGATATGAACCGGCATCGATGCCGTCAACTGCGCGATACCGGCCATATTCTCCGGCGGCAGCGGCTCCTCGATGAAAAGCGGACGGCACGGCGCGACGGCCTGGATAAAATCGCGCGCCAGCGCGACCGATGCCGGACGCCCGTGGAAATCGATCATGATATCCACATCGGGACCGACCGCCTCACGCAGCGCCATCGCCATCCTACCGGTAGAGTCCAGCGCACGGTTCGAGGCGGTGTAGTGGGAATAGGGAATGGAGACGACCTTCACCGCATCGTAGCCCGCGTCAACCACGGCGCGCCCACGCTCGACCAAGCGCGCTTCCTCAGTCGTCTCGTAGACGGAGCTCATGTCGCCCATGCCCAGATGCGTGTAGGTGCGGATGTGATCGCGGCATTTGCCGCCCAGAAGACGCCACACCGGCACGTTCAGCGACTTTCCGAGGATGTCCCACAGCGCGATCTCGATGCCGCTGACGGCGGACATGCCGATGACGCCGAGACGCCAGAAGCCGTGGCGGGTGAGCACCTGATAGCACTGTTCGATATCTCGCGGATCGCGCCCGATGATCAGCGGCGCCAGGTCCTCGATGGCGCCGACGACGGCGCGCGTCTTCCACTCGAGCGTCGCCTCGCCCCAGCCGACAAGCCCCGGCACGTCGGTCTCGACCCGCACAAAGACCCAGTTCCGCATCTCCGCGTTGCAGATCTGAGCCTTAATTCCGGTAATTCGCACTATGTTTCTCCCCAATAAATAGTATTTAAATGAGGATTGATCATCCTGTCAACATAGCGAGAGACCAGCCTTGACCGAATGGTCCGATCCAGGCCGTCCAACCGATGAACAATAGGTGCGGCTCGCGCCGTTGATGCAGCGCGACTGCGGATTCCACCTGGCGCGCCAGCGCGCGATCAAACGCGGCCCGATCGGTCACCTCATTTGCCGACGTCAAGCGGAGCAAGTTCGGCTGATGTTTCCGCCATGCGCGAGCATGCGATGGAAGCGGACTATGGGCCTTCTGCCTTTGGGTGGATGCGGGAAGCCGATACCTTCGGCGCTTTCCAGCCGGATCAGTTTAGCGCCGCCCTCAGGCGCGGAACGTTTCGCCGCTGTGCCCACAACGCAAACGATAAATACACCACCACAGACCGATCGCGCCGCCCAGAAAACGCCGGCGAACCAGCGCGATGCCAATGG
This window harbors:
- a CDS encoding ABC transporter permease, yielding MSAHAETPRTRAGARLADLVERIGIHNASLILALIALLILFGILRGDVFFSSRNILNIGMGVAILGVLAISQTAVIVSGGLDISVGAIVGLTTVSTAMAIDATGLAAAGPLAGVAIGAAAGLFNGLVITYGRVNAIIVTLGTMAIFRGIAFIISNGQSISIFNDTFRLLGVGRFLGLPAPIWVLIGVAVLFYVFLHKSIVGRNIYAIGGNPVVARLSGMDIKRYRVGMYVLSGMVAGIGGILLAARTGSGQPISGSEGLELEAITAAFLGGCAMQGARARLSGRFWASPLSGF
- the dgoD gene encoding galactonate dehydratase, which produces MRITGIKAQICNAEMRNWVFVRVETDVPGLVGWGEATLEWKTRAVVGAIEDLAPLIIGRDPRDIEQCYQVLTRHGFWRLGVIGMSAVSGIEIALWDILGKSLNVPVWRLLGGKCRDHIRTYTHLGMGDMSSVYETTEEARLVERGRAVVDAGYDAVKVVSIPYSHYTASNRALDSTGRMAMALREAVGPDVDIMIDFHGRPASVALARDFIQAVAPCRPLFIEEPLPPENMAGIAQLTASMPVHIAAGERLIGRQNFIDAVERRAFHIAQPDICHVGGLSEAKKIAALCESAGIGMAPHNPLGPIAGVAALHFGISTPNFIIQEEMSGAVPWYDSVVEWPIERRPGRWDLPEKPGLGIEVDEAEIERHPFAPEILHAANAVLADGTVVDW
- a CDS encoding sugar ABC transporter ATP-binding protein, which gives rise to MPDKDIMQLDNVSKHFGSVQALSNVSLTLRAGEVLALVGENGAGKSTLTRIIEGVFPPDSGSLLLDGQPVAFSGPRDGHAAGVRVIHQEPEIIPHVSVAENIYPGALPHRNGIFLDRKTLYARAGEMLKLFGMERELSPQQHCAGLGPAQRQMIEVMRAVHAGGRIIAFDEPTSSLTGEESQRLFEVIHRLRGEGVSIIYISHRLREIIDLADRIAVLRDGWMIDVVPAAEASEESIARKMVGRDLTEMFPERTPPTERCVLSVRGMSTEHVSDISFELHAGEVLGIGGLVGAGRSELAKGVFGFHARFAGTVEVDGKAIPSGRPGDAILAGLGFAPEDRKEEALLLLRSILDNATLCIPDRVSRFGLFDRRKATEIVDGIAERLSIKAPSLNTPVSHLSGGNQQKVVLARWLARAPKALILDEPTRGIDVGTKSEIYRLIADLARNGLGVIVISSEMPELLGLSDRILVMAGGRITAELKGAEMNESAILKAAMSAERGAHDEEVRTA
- a CDS encoding substrate-binding domain-containing protein — its product is MKSLKVLTGIAMMGAAIAVPAQAEDIKIGYINKMGDHPWFVAEVDGARQKAAEMGADFVAQDVQFNADLTITTLDTMIGDGVDGIAIVVPDRALGPVVAARAKEAGVPLVAVDDDIYFEDETQVPYVGMNAHNIGLSVGEKLAELYKQENWAEEGEVRIASIEDRKADTCMQRNRGAEEAFLEAVPDFDPDNIVRVPYDNTMVSSIDAMTTTLTANPQVTHWIFYSCNDDGVLGAARALENAGYGPEQGIGVGIDGSRACDAFGSGKPTAFRGTMWLNSENHGAQAVELLVKNIRDGEELPTTTYTQPEYISADNFDLYEERLCG
- a CDS encoding SDR family oxidoreductase, encoding MVDRLAGKIALVTGAGRGIGEAIARAFAREGASIVVAERDAATGARVAQEIGGLFVEADVTVQAQVEAAVKAAEERYGRVDVLVNNAGANVFHRPHEMPRSEWARCMALDLEACWAMAEAVLPGMRARRNGAIVNIASSHSFRIIPHTFPYPVAKHGLVGLTRALAIEYADEGIRVNAIAPGYIDTQIARDYWAGFADPDAERAKAEALHPPRRIGKPEEVAMTCVFLASDEAPFINAETIVIDGGRSALYHD